A single region of the Lineus longissimus chromosome 14, tnLinLong1.2, whole genome shotgun sequence genome encodes:
- the LOC135498604 gene encoding procathepsin L-like: MIRAVALLALVATAFAAPLLDQEWESFKTSHQKTYAADEELVRKAIFSNNLNIIQKHNVEADMGEHTYWLGVNQYADWTSDEFRGFMNGYKMRNISSGSTFLAASHVELPTTVDWRPKGYVTGVKNQAQCGSCWAFSTTGSLEGQHFKKTGDLVSLSEQNLVDCSRHYGNMGCEGGLMDSAFKYIKANHGIDKESCYPYKAKDERCHFKKSCIGATVTGFVDVKRMDENALQQAVATIGPISVAIDAGHNSFQLYKRGVYSELKCSQTQLDHGVLAVGYGTQDGQDYWLVKNSWGATWGVQGYIMMSRNKNNQCGIATQASYPLV, from the exons ATGATTCGAGCAGTTGCCCTTCTTGCCCTTGTGGCTACCGCCTTTGCCGCACCCCTACTCGATCAAGAGTGGGAGAGCTTCAAGACCTCACACCAGAAGACCTATGCGGCTGACGAAGAACTGGTGCGCAAGGCTATCTTCAGCAACAACCTCAACATCATCCAGAAGCACAATGTTGAGGCCGATATGGGCGAGCACACTTATTGGCTCGGGGTCAACCAATACGCTGACTGG ACATCTGATGAGTTCCGCGGTTTCATGAATGGCTACAAGATGAGGAATATCAGCTCAGGCAGCACCTTCCTCGCCGCATCTCATGTTGAATTGCCCACCACCGTCGACTGGAGGCCCAAGGGCTACGTCACAGGCGTTAAGAACCAG GCACAATGTGGCTCATGCTGGGCTTTTTCCACAACTGGTTCGCTTGAAGGACAACATTTCAAGAAGACTGGGGATCTTGTTTCACTCTCAGAACAAAATCTTGTCGACTGCTCGCGGCATTATG GCAATATGGGCTGTGAGGGTGGACTTATGGACTCGGCCTTCAAGTACATCAAGGCTAACCACGGCATTGACAAGGAGTCTTGCTACCCATACAAGGCCAAG GATGAAAGATGTCATTTTAAAAAGTCGTGCATTGGTGCCACGGTGACCGGGTTCGTGGATGTGAAGCGGATGGATGAGAACGCGTTGCAACAAGCTGTCGCAACCATTGGGCCTATTTCAGTCGCCATTGATGCTGGTCACAATAGCTTCCAATTATACAA ACGCGGTGTTTATAGTGAGCTAAAATGCAGCCAAACCCAACTCGATCACGGTGTACTGGCGGTCGGTTATGGAACTCAAGATGGACAAGACTACTGGCTCGTTAAAAATAG TTGGGGTGCAACTTGGGGAGTACAGGGCTACATTATGATGTCCCGCAACAAAAACAACCAGTGTGGGATTGCAACCCAGGCAAGCTATCCATTGGTCTAG